A region of the Bacillota bacterium genome:
TCGCGCATCGCCAGCACCGGCTCCCACCGCTCCAGCATCGCCGCATCGTGCACCGAGAAGGGGTCCTCAGGCAGCTGCGAGAGCAACACGCTCAGCGGTTTGTTCTCGCCAGGCAGGGATTGCCAAACCTCCTCCGCGGTGTGCGTGATGATGGGCGCGAGCAGCTGCGCCAGCGTCTGCGCGATAAAGTGCAACGCGGTCTGCGCCGAACGGCGTTCGTGCGAAGTGGGCGGCGAGCAGTACAGGCGGTCTTTCAGCACGTCCAGATAGAACGCGCTCATGTCTACCACGCAGAAGTTATGCACGTTCTGGTACACTCGGTGGAACTCGTAAACCTCGTAGGCTGCCACGCAGTCCGCGAGCAATTTGCGGGTGCGCGCCATCGCCCACTGATCCAGCGGCAACATCTGGCTCTCCACCACGCGGTGCTGGGCGGGATCGTAGTCGTACAGGTTGCCCAGCAGGAAGCGCATGGTGTTGCGGATGCGCCGGTATGCCTCGGCGGTGCGGTCCAGAATCTCGAAGGATAGTCGCACGTCCTCGAAGTAGTTGCAGCTGGACACCCACAACCTCAGCACGTCCGCGCCGTATTTGTGAATGACCTCCAGCGGGCTGATGACATTGCCCCAGGACTTGTGCATGGCGCGTCCTTCGCCGTCCAGCATCCAGCCGTTGGTGATGACCGCGCGGTAAGGGGCATCGCCTTTCGTGGCGACGGCAATCATCAGGCTGGAGTTGAACCAGCCGCGGTGCTGGTCGGAACCTTCCAGATACACGTCGGAGGGCCAGCGCAGTTCCGGGCGGTGCTCCAGCACGGCGCGGTGCGTGCAGCCGCTGTCGAACCACACGTCCAGAATATCATCCTCTTTATCGAAGGTGGTGTTGCCACACTTCGGGCACCTGATGCCTTCGGGCAGGAAGAACTCCGCAGGTTTCTCGAACCACACGTCGCTGCCTGCCTTCTCTACCTCGTCGGCGATGCGGGCGATGATGGCAGGGTCCAGCAGCACCTCGCCGCATGCCCTGCAGTAGAAAGCGGGGATACCCACGCCCCACGCCCGCTGGCGGCTGAGGCACCAGTCAGGGCGTGCCTGCACCATGCTGCGGATGCGGTTGATGCTCTGCGGCGGGAACCACTTCACGCGGTCAATCGCTTCCAGACACCGCTGACGGTGATTGTGGTGGTCGATGTTCATGAACCACTGCACCGTCGCACGGAACAGCAGGGGGGAGTGACAGCGCCAGCAGTAGGGGTACTGATGTTCGTAAGGCTCGTATGCCAGTAACGCGCTCTGCTCCCGCAGCCACTCGATAATCTCCGCATCGGCATCGCGCACGTATTTGCCAGCGATGCGCTCGCCCACCTCGCTGGTGAACTTACCCTGCACGTCCACCGGACACAGCACCTGCAAGCCGTATTCCTGACCGGTGTGGAAGTCCTCTTCGCCATGCCCGGGGGCGATGTGCACCACGCCAGTGCCTTCGGTCATGGTCACGTAGTCCGCGAACACCACCGGCGACTCGCGCCCGTACAGGGGATGCTGGAACAACAGCCCCGAAAGC
Encoded here:
- the ileS gene encoding isoleucine--tRNA ligase, with the protein product MDWDHTLNLPKTSFPMKADLVKREPQFQRFWQEQDIYHKALEKPAPRGLFILHDGPPYSNGDIHMGHALNKTLKDIIVKFRMLQGYRSPFVPGWDNHGMPIENEVTKEFRRKGEKPDKVTLRKRCREYAAHFVNRQREQFQRLGCIGDWENPYLTMSCEFEATLVRVFGELVERGYIYRGLKPVLWCPVCETALADAEIEYHTHTSPSITVRFALKEDPNGVFPDEDGKRAYILIWTTTPWTIPSNLAVAVHPAEPYAIVETDGVQYLLAEALVESTMSRIGAKEYRVVRTVPGNQLSGLLFQHPLYGRESPVVFADYVTMTEGTGVVHIAPGHGEEDFHTGQEYGLQVLCPVDVQGKFTSEVGERIAGKYVRDADAEIIEWLREQSALLAYEPYEHQYPYCWRCHSPLLFRATVQWFMNIDHHNHRQRCLEAIDRVKWFPPQSINRIRSMVQARPDWCLSRQRAWGVGIPAFYCRACGEVLLDPAIIARIADEVEKAGSDVWFEKPAEFFLPEGIRCPKCGNTTFDKEDDILDVWFDSGCTHRAVLEHRPELRWPSDVYLEGSDQHRGWFNSSLMIAVATKGDAPYRAVITNGWMLDGEGRAMHKSWGNVISPLEVIHKYGADVLRLWVSSCNYFEDVRLSFEILDRTAEAYRRIRNTMRFLLGNLYDYDPAQHRVVESQMLPLDQWAMARTRKLLADCVAAYEVYEFHRVYQNVHNFCVVDMSAFYLDVLKDRLYCSPPTSHERRSAQTALHFIAQTLAQLLAPIITHTAEEVWQSLPGENKPLSVLLSQLPEDPFSVHDAAMLERWEPVLAMRETVNKAIEQARQSEMIRRSQEAALHIKLDDETWSALKPFFVDLPTLYMVSSVEVEQWDEEEVLVTVHKAEGEKCPRCWQIRTDIGVDAEYPDLCARCATAVRAIA